From a region of the Paenibacillus segetis genome:
- a CDS encoding histidine phosphatase family protein, protein MTLIGLIRHGVTDWNDEHRAQGQADIPLNDEGRRQAELLSRRMANEDWDYIYSSDLSRALETAEIIGRIKNIEVTTDQRLREMNCGLIEGTTEQDRVKKWGYGWSKLDLGIETNDEIMTRGMKCITDISERHPDQKILIVSHGALIGLTLKKLIPHIDTEEPLHNSSVTILNKEKFRWDCELYNCITHYKND, encoded by the coding sequence ATGACATTGATAGGGCTTATAAGACATGGAGTGACAGATTGGAATGATGAACACAGAGCACAGGGGCAAGCCGATATACCTTTAAATGATGAGGGACGGAGACAAGCTGAATTACTATCTAGGAGAATGGCGAACGAAGACTGGGATTATATTTATTCAAGTGACCTATCAAGAGCTCTTGAAACAGCAGAAATTATAGGAAGAATTAAAAATATTGAAGTGACAACAGACCAACGGTTAAGAGAAATGAACTGCGGACTTATTGAGGGAACTACTGAACAAGATAGGGTTAAAAAGTGGGGATACGGATGGTCCAAACTAGATCTTGGTATTGAAACAAATGATGAGATTATGACAAGAGGAATGAAATGTATTACAGACATTTCCGAAAGACATCCCGACCAAAAAATACTGATAGTAAGTCATGGAGCGCTAATTGGCCTGACCTTAAAGAAACTAATTCCGCATATCGATACAGAAGAACCGCTTCATAATTCATCGGTAACTATTTTAAATAAAGAGAAATTTAGATGGGATTGTGAACTATATAATTGTATCACTCACTATAAAAACGATTAA
- a CDS encoding class I SAM-dependent methyltransferase — MEKQKLIRIFDRQATQYDKKREDPKQKLWRQNLLSHAKGEVLELAVGTGANFPYYPKEVKITATDFSEAMIEKAQQAVKHYHLHADFICSDIEELNFPDQSFDTIVSTLSICSYKNPIVVLDKIKRWCRPGGKILLMEHGISSNFMVSTLQKTFNPLLYRVYGCHYTRDILGLISESGIKIDKAESYWLNMVHLIWAKPQH, encoded by the coding sequence ATGGAGAAACAGAAGTTAATACGTATTTTTGATAGGCAAGCAACCCAATATGATAAAAAAAGAGAAGACCCAAAACAAAAACTTTGGCGTCAGAATCTTCTAAGTCATGCTAAGGGCGAGGTGCTTGAACTTGCAGTAGGGACCGGTGCAAATTTTCCATACTATCCTAAGGAAGTGAAAATTACCGCAACTGACTTTAGTGAGGCAATGATTGAGAAAGCGCAACAGGCAGTAAAACACTATCACCTTCATGCAGATTTTATTTGTTCTGATATTGAAGAACTGAACTTTCCCGATCAATCGTTTGATACTATTGTTTCAACGCTATCGATCTGTAGTTATAAGAATCCAATAGTGGTACTGGATAAAATCAAACGGTGGTGTAGACCAGGCGGGAAGATCCTGCTCATGGAGCATGGGATCAGTTCTAACTTTATGGTTTCCACACTCCAAAAAACTTTTAACCCGCTGTTATATCGTGTGTATGGTTGCCACTATACGAGGGACATACTTGGACTGATTTCAGAGTCGGGTATCAAAATCGATAAAGCGGAAAGCTATTGGCTTAATATGGTTCATCTTATTTGGGCGAAACCGCAACATTGA
- a CDS encoding DUF1569 domain-containing protein: MKNIFNQLNTNEILDRIDQLRPDSQPQWGTMDIAQMLAHCSSFQDIAMGNSTFPRSWIGILIGKFVKPIVYNDKPTPKNMSTLPTLIIVDKREFEKEKEILKQKIIIFQSNGPEKCTTHPHPFFGKLTSEEWGKCIYKHLDHHLKQFDV, translated from the coding sequence ATGAAAAACATTTTTAATCAATTAAATACAAATGAAATTTTAGACCGTATCGATCAATTACGCCCAGATTCACAACCGCAATGGGGTACAATGGATATTGCACAGATGCTAGCTCATTGTTCATCTTTTCAGGATATAGCTATGGGAAACTCCACTTTTCCAAGAAGTTGGATAGGGATATTAATAGGAAAGTTTGTGAAACCCATCGTTTATAACGATAAGCCAACTCCTAAGAATATGTCCACGCTTCCAACATTAATAATTGTAGATAAAAGAGAATTTGAAAAAGAAAAGGAAATACTGAAACAAAAAATAATAATTTTTCAAAGTAATGGTCCTGAAAAATGCACAACACACCCACATCCTTTTTTCGGTAAACTCACTTCTGAAGAGTGGGGAAAATGCATTTACAAGCACCTAGACCATCATTTAAAACAGTTTGACGTTTAG
- a CDS encoding GNAT family N-acetyltransferase, whose protein sequence is MEVLFNDYLISDDKLKINIDEVLDFLSKSYWANTRPHDRTKKAIENSYCVGVFYRDKQVGFARVVSDWATFFYLCDVYIDDEHRSRGIGKKLIETIMNVAELEGLMGLLGTKDAHGLYEKFGFIKDGERFMKRPPQWISKPINNS, encoded by the coding sequence ATGGAAGTATTATTTAATGACTATCTTATTAGTGATGATAAGTTAAAGATTAATATTGATGAAGTACTCGATTTCTTATCTAAAAGCTATTGGGCAAATACAAGACCCCATGATCGGACGAAGAAAGCAATAGAAAATTCGTATTGTGTTGGAGTTTTTTATAGAGATAAACAAGTAGGATTCGCTCGAGTCGTATCTGATTGGGCAACATTTTTTTATTTGTGTGATGTATATATTGATGATGAACATAGAAGTAGGGGAATCGGCAAGAAATTAATAGAAACAATCATGAATGTGGCAGAGCTTGAAGGTCTAATGGGGCTATTAGGTACCAAAGATGCTCATGGATTGTATGAGAAATTCGGATTTATTAAAGATGGAGAACGTTTTATGAAGCGGCCTCCTCAATGGATTTCAAAGCCTATTAACAATTCCTGA
- a CDS encoding lysozyme inhibitor LprI family protein translates to MKGKILLLFFTTIVLSACQNISQSTTLNSETKSIMNSELTPDVVSTGNGTESKEITEGHSDPSNNEGLFMSIGTYDLTGEFRDEMLRNPIDHDYEVEFNEFQNSKEIITTLGWGALESKYTEIWDKELNQIYKKLLSKLDREPREALIESQKEWLLYHLGETKFVEKTFINNGYLGSQGSVSLGTVIRERIRERTMQLFEYRYLLDGEVEFLYQSKK, encoded by the coding sequence ATGAAAGGTAAGATACTCTTATTATTTTTTACAACGATAGTGCTTTCAGCTTGTCAAAATATTAGTCAATCGACTACCTTGAACAGCGAAACAAAATCAATAATGAATTCTGAACTGACTCCTGATGTAGTGAGTACTGGTAATGGAACAGAATCAAAAGAAATAACTGAAGGTCATTCAGATCCTTCTAATAATGAAGGGTTATTCATGAGCATTGGGACCTATGATTTGACAGGTGAATTTCGAGATGAAATGCTTCGAAATCCTATAGATCATGATTATGAAGTGGAATTTAATGAATTTCAAAATTCCAAAGAGATTATTACAACACTGGGATGGGGGGCGTTGGAAAGCAAATATACAGAGATTTGGGATAAAGAGTTGAATCAAATATATAAAAAGCTTCTTTCTAAGTTGGATAGAGAACCAAGAGAAGCACTAATTGAATCGCAGAAAGAATGGTTACTGTATCACTTAGGGGAAACAAAATTTGTAGAGAAGACATTTATTAATAATGGTTACCTTGGATCACAAGGATCGGTAAGCCTAGGTACGGTTATACGGGAGAGAATTAGGGAAAGAACAATGCAATTATTTGAATATCGATATTTGCTAGATGGTGAAGTTGAGTTTTTATACCAGAGTAAAAAATAG
- a CDS encoding histidine kinase N-terminal 7TM domain-containing diguanylate cyclase: MEPKLEAYITLVCTSVVLNLSILVYTYWKRHYYTNIAKLFMWYTLASLIYCFGYAFSLTSTSLEQLRFWNIVQYVGLPFFPPLGLLFVMQYLGYKLERKRTIALLAFPFLTLIINVTNEFHHFYYRVYDIHSVLGVPFSKIEHGTWFAVHNIYIFCCMFAALLLLLSRWKETVSVYKPQLLALICGQLLPIVTAFLLFIGVTPDGIDPVPMVIWFSSVLYLWSITSSRMLSIMPIAKDTIFNNMSDGVIVLNGTYQLIEDNQACKDMFSKLDRSMIGKPFDQVWYMLTGQSFPVQLDTISDKLNTTIHQAGYIYQLRISKLQQSNNNSGFLIIFTDITELHTLQQKLEHQAYYDELTQIFNRRAFFQQSEQSLMKAKSNLSSYTIILFDIDFFKQVNDTYGHQIGDQVLVHVAQICKAELREHMLFARYGGEEFVLALTGFTLVEGEKFANHLRFCIEQKPLVKNEQVVLVTSSFGVSVTTGAMDETIYQLLRKADEALYAAKRAGRNQVQVFTEKFNFVE, encoded by the coding sequence TTGGAACCGAAACTAGAGGCATATATAACATTAGTTTGCACTTCGGTTGTATTGAACTTGTCTATACTAGTCTATACTTATTGGAAGAGGCATTATTATACAAATATCGCGAAATTGTTCATGTGGTATACATTAGCTTCCTTGATTTATTGCTTTGGTTATGCCTTTAGCTTAACATCCACTTCGTTAGAACAACTTAGATTTTGGAATATTGTACAATATGTAGGGTTGCCGTTTTTCCCCCCGTTAGGATTATTGTTTGTCATGCAATATTTAGGTTATAAATTAGAAAGAAAAAGAACAATCGCTTTACTTGCATTTCCTTTTCTTACTTTAATAATCAATGTAACAAATGAATTCCATCATTTTTACTATAGAGTATATGATATACATTCGGTACTTGGGGTTCCATTTAGTAAAATTGAACATGGGACATGGTTTGCTGTACATAATATTTACATTTTTTGCTGTATGTTTGCTGCGTTATTATTGTTGCTTTCACGCTGGAAGGAAACGGTTAGTGTATATAAACCTCAATTATTGGCCCTCATCTGTGGTCAATTGCTTCCAATAGTGACTGCATTTTTATTATTCATTGGAGTGACACCCGATGGTATCGATCCTGTACCCATGGTTATATGGTTTTCTTCTGTTTTGTACCTCTGGTCTATTACTTCTTCTCGAATGTTATCCATTATGCCAATTGCGAAGGATACCATTTTTAATAATATGAGTGATGGTGTTATTGTACTTAATGGTACCTATCAATTAATCGAAGATAATCAAGCTTGTAAAGATATGTTTAGTAAATTGGACCGATCCATGATAGGGAAACCATTTGATCAAGTTTGGTATATGCTAACGGGTCAATCATTTCCTGTTCAACTAGATACGATATCAGATAAATTGAATACTACGATTCATCAAGCTGGTTATATTTATCAACTACGTATTTCTAAACTTCAGCAATCAAATAATAACTCTGGCTTTCTAATTATATTTACGGATATAACAGAGCTACATACATTACAACAAAAGTTAGAGCACCAAGCCTATTATGATGAGCTAACACAAATATTCAATCGTCGTGCCTTTTTCCAGCAAAGTGAGCAAAGTTTAATGAAAGCAAAAAGTAATTTGTCATCCTATACGATTATTCTATTTGATATTGATTTTTTCAAACAAGTGAATGACACTTATGGACATCAAATCGGAGATCAAGTACTAGTACATGTGGCTCAAATATGTAAGGCTGAGCTGAGAGAACATATGCTGTTTGCTAGATATGGTGGTGAAGAATTTGTACTCGCTTTAACTGGTTTTACACTAGTAGAAGGGGAAAAATTCGCTAATCATCTAAGATTTTGCATCGAACAAAAGCCTCTAGTTAAAAATGAACAAGTTGTACTGGTTACCTCCAGTTTTGGAGTATCTGTAACAACAGGAGCTATGGATGAAACAATCTATCAACTTCTTCGAAAGGCTGATGAAGCACTTTATGCTGCCAAAAGAGCTGGTCGAAATCAAGTACAGGTTTTTACTGAAAAATTCAATTTTGTGGAATAG
- a CDS encoding GNAT family N-acetyltransferase, giving the protein MNSGFTFVEFPCFKSERFTLRKEEANDRYDIYELYSKEDVVKYMPFTPFTSVEDAINEMNWYQKIFKEQSGLRWMIEDSESKKVIGTCGFLNYEKIHNRIEIGYDLTPDFWGKGIMTEVVKCIMDFGFLTMKLNKIEAKVEPGNEASIRLMFKLGFHKEGVLRQHEFEKGKYIDLAIFSKLKSEY; this is encoded by the coding sequence ATGAATTCAGGGTTCACATTTGTTGAATTTCCCTGTTTTAAGTCAGAGCGTTTTACATTAAGGAAAGAAGAAGCGAACGATCGCTATGATATTTACGAGCTCTATTCAAAAGAAGATGTAGTTAAATATATGCCATTTACACCATTTACTTCTGTTGAGGATGCAATTAATGAAATGAATTGGTATCAGAAAATTTTCAAGGAACAATCTGGTTTACGGTGGATGATTGAAGATAGTGAGTCCAAAAAAGTGATTGGAACATGTGGATTTTTGAACTACGAGAAGATACATAATCGTATAGAAATTGGTTATGATTTAACTCCTGACTTTTGGGGAAAAGGTATCATGACAGAGGTAGTGAAATGTATCATGGATTTTGGCTTTTTGACCATGAAGCTAAATAAAATTGAAGCGAAAGTCGAACCGGGGAATGAGGCGTCGATCCGTTTGATGTTTAAGCTCGGTTTCCACAAAGAAGGTGTCTTAAGGCAACATGAGTTCGAAAAAGGGAAGTATATTGATCTTGCTATCTTCTCTAAATTGAAAAGCGAGTATTAA
- a CDS encoding VOC family protein has translation MTKNKLLRMDNVGIVVESLDNAISFFEEIGLSLEGRAHVEGEWAGRVTGLGSQCVEIAMMVTPDGHSRLELSRFLTPPTISDHRTAPVNSLGYLRVMFTVQDIDEMVSRLSKYGAQLVGEVVQYEDSYRLCYIRGIEGLLIGLAEQLDNK, from the coding sequence ATGACAAAAAACAAATTACTAAGAATGGACAATGTAGGCATCGTTGTAGAATCACTTGATAACGCAATCTCTTTCTTCGAGGAGATTGGCTTGAGCCTCGAAGGGCGAGCCCATGTTGAAGGTGAATGGGCTGGTCGTGTAACCGGACTAGGTTCTCAATGCGTAGAGATTGCTATGATGGTTACCCCAGATGGCCATAGCCGACTTGAACTTTCGAGATTTCTCACCCCACCTACTATATCAGATCACCGGACTGCTCCTGTAAACTCCCTCGGTTATCTACGTGTCATGTTTACAGTTCAAGACATTGACGAAATGGTATCCAGACTCAGTAAATATGGTGCTCAACTCGTTGGCGAAGTGGTTCAGTACGAGGACTCGTATCGGCTCTGCTACATTCGTGGAATTGAAGGACTTCTAATCGGTTTGGCGGAACAACTCGATAACAAATAA